A window of the Ammoniphilus oxalaticus genome harbors these coding sequences:
- the nosD gene encoding nitrous oxide reductase family maturation protein NosD yields MSWKWAPLLLCVWLVGGYADAQVVTDLQERIDAAEIGATLLLEPGVYEGNVILTKPLTLKGKGDVTIRGDRTNNVVEIQSEGVQLENLTIEGSGMSRSSQEEYSGVRVMANGALLKDLLIQDSFHGIFLNRIQDTEIDRVTVIGQGAGKLGNQGNGIHIARSSHNIITNSYFEKTRDGVYVEYSHNNVVTNNTMTKTRYGLHYMYSNYNEFKDNHFVGNVGGAAIMHSDHILLEHNQFSFNQGSRSFGLLIQTSRDVHVLNNEFHLNQRGLYLEQSTSNTIESNEFFQNEIGIELWTSSTAHVFFKNKFQNNRIQALTVGAESNNEWFKNGVGNYWDTPMLDLDQDGIGDEPFQYTSALSALIEANELSYLFLSSPAIVIYEKMNELLTANKIMADDRYPLLAERKGSFAIIAGWIFVAALAVFIFRTRAVRKQ; encoded by the coding sequence ATGAGCTGGAAATGGGCGCCGTTGCTACTCTGCGTTTGGCTAGTAGGAGGATACGCCGATGCGCAAGTCGTAACGGATTTACAAGAGCGGATTGATGCGGCAGAGATTGGCGCAACATTATTGCTCGAACCGGGTGTGTATGAAGGAAATGTGATCTTGACAAAGCCTCTTACTTTGAAAGGAAAAGGGGATGTAACGATCCGTGGTGATCGGACGAATAATGTAGTTGAGATTCAAAGCGAAGGGGTACAACTTGAAAATTTGACGATCGAAGGCAGTGGGATGAGTCGAAGTTCACAGGAAGAATATTCCGGTGTGCGGGTGATGGCGAACGGGGCTTTATTGAAAGACTTGCTCATTCAAGATAGTTTTCATGGAATCTTTCTAAACCGCATTCAGGATACAGAGATCGATCGTGTGACAGTGATTGGACAGGGAGCGGGGAAACTCGGTAATCAAGGGAATGGGATTCATATTGCGCGATCCAGCCACAACATCATCACGAACTCGTACTTTGAAAAAACACGGGACGGGGTGTATGTCGAGTATTCGCATAACAATGTCGTCACGAATAACACGATGACGAAAACACGCTATGGGCTCCATTACATGTATTCTAATTACAATGAATTTAAGGATAATCATTTCGTTGGTAATGTAGGTGGAGCGGCGATTATGCACTCTGACCACATCTTGCTTGAACATAACCAGTTTTCATTTAACCAAGGTTCTCGTTCCTTTGGATTGCTGATCCAAACGAGTCGAGATGTGCATGTGTTGAATAATGAGTTCCACTTGAATCAACGAGGGCTTTATTTGGAACAATCAACGAGCAACACGATTGAAAGCAATGAGTTTTTTCAAAATGAAATTGGAATCGAATTGTGGACATCATCGACCGCTCACGTATTTTTTAAGAATAAATTTCAAAATAATCGGATTCAGGCGTTAACCGTTGGCGCAGAGTCCAATAACGAATGGTTTAAAAATGGGGTTGGAAACTATTGGGATACGCCGATGCTTGATTTAGATCAAGATGGGATCGGGGATGAGCCTTTTCAATATACATCCGCATTGAGCGCCTTGATTGAAGCGAATGAGCTGTCCTATTTGTTTTTATCCAGCCCCGCAATCGTCATTTATGAAAAAATGAACGAATTGCTAACCGCAAACAAAATTATGGCTGATGATCGGTATCCGCTGTTGGCGGAACGGAAAGGATCATTTGCAATCATTGCGGGATGGATATTCGTCGCTGCGTTAGCAGTCTTTATTTTTCGAACAAGGGCGGTGAGAAAACAATGA
- a CDS encoding copper ABC transporter permease → MIMYLWKESLEQTRGKGLWLGIGVLMLASLFLIAEARFFPSDLGFEAMLLSVFDMNMYLLPLFSLFLSSFSVFQEKELKTSMILLTKRESTLSFLWKKSVAIQVILISLFLGMYLLLAIFMKFFLAFHVVSFLRFLFVIVVFLLIFNQLGIFLGVACNSKMQLVGANILVWFSIVFLFDLMFLYFLPIVTFDNIRFFSWIYFLDPIHTMRFYLETGLGLFSLTHMSRMMEKFVFMDLGILMAMNAIFWPALLFGLASLFRNGGMFDD, encoded by the coding sequence ATGATTATGTACTTATGGAAGGAAAGTCTTGAACAAACGCGAGGGAAAGGGCTTTGGCTCGGGATTGGCGTGTTGATGCTGGCTAGTTTATTTCTCATCGCGGAGGCTCGGTTCTTTCCGTCAGATCTTGGCTTTGAAGCAATGTTGCTGTCTGTGTTCGATATGAACATGTATTTGCTTCCTTTATTCTCTTTGTTTCTTTCTTCTTTCTCTGTTTTTCAAGAGAAGGAACTAAAAACATCGATGATTTTGCTGACCAAGCGGGAGTCTACGCTATCGTTTCTTTGGAAAAAGTCGGTAGCGATTCAAGTCATTTTGATCAGCCTCTTTTTGGGCATGTATTTGTTGTTGGCCATCTTTATGAAGTTTTTCTTGGCCTTTCATGTCGTTAGCTTTTTACGTTTTTTATTCGTTATTGTTGTATTTTTGCTGATCTTTAATCAACTGGGAATTTTCCTCGGCGTTGCCTGCAATTCGAAGATGCAGTTAGTCGGGGCAAACATTTTAGTCTGGTTCTCGATTGTATTCTTGTTTGATCTTATGTTTCTGTATTTTTTACCTATAGTCACGTTTGATAACATCCGTTTCTTTTCATGGATTTATTTCCTAGACCCAATCCATACGATGCGGTTTTATTTAGAAACGGGCCTCGGGTTATTCTCGTTGACGCATATGTCACGAATGATGGAAAAGTTTGTATTTATGGACTTAGGTATCTTGATGGCGATGAATGCGATCTTTTGGCCCGCGTTATTATTTGGATTAGCTAGTTTATTCCGAAATGGGGGGATGTTTGATGATTAA
- a CDS encoding ABC transporter ATP-binding protein produces the protein MIKIENLTHTFGKKSVLEQVQLYIEEGERCALVGRNGAGKSTMIHLMLGLLPIQQGTVQLGGISNRKQDWKKVVSYLPEKFHLYPHLTGIENMRFFASLAPKKIDEEQMLEKLESVSLSNARNDMITTYSKGMLQRLGLAVMLYYDSDIIILDEPTSGLDPMGREEILNIIRALENKTILMASHHLSEIEKVCTHVAFLENGKIEKFEINDFMDIHMKETKK, from the coding sequence ATGATTAAGATCGAAAATCTGACACATACATTCGGAAAAAAATCTGTGCTTGAGCAGGTTCAATTATATATTGAAGAAGGGGAGCGGTGCGCCTTAGTGGGACGCAATGGAGCGGGGAAGTCAACGATGATTCATCTGATGCTCGGGTTATTGCCGATTCAGCAAGGAACGGTTCAATTAGGAGGGATCTCTAATCGGAAGCAAGATTGGAAGAAGGTCGTTTCTTATCTGCCAGAAAAGTTCCATCTTTATCCTCATCTTACAGGGATAGAAAATATGCGATTTTTTGCTTCGCTCGCCCCTAAAAAGATCGATGAGGAACAAATGCTTGAAAAACTAGAAAGCGTTTCCCTTAGCAATGCTCGCAATGATATGATCACCACCTATTCCAAAGGGATGTTGCAACGCCTTGGACTTGCGGTGATGCTGTATTATGATTCAGACATTATTATTTTGGACGAACCGACGAGCGGGCTGGACCCGATGGGGCGCGAAGAGATTTTGAACATTATTCGCGCATTAGAAAATAAAACAATCTTGATGGCTTCCCACCACCTTTCAGAGATTGAGAAAGTCTGTACCCATGTTGCTTTTCTTGAAAATGGTAAAATAGAAAAATTCGAGATCAATGATTTTATGGATATTCATATGAAGGAGACAAAAAAATGA
- a CDS encoding FixH family protein yields the protein MKKMMIVLVGMMLLVAGCGSAKIGFEVVNTPEYKNGVESEIILKATESGKAAEGLVIEATLEMAKMDHGHIEATFEEVEAGEYRAAVELPMGGEWIADIRAEADGSETTEVITFDVKE from the coding sequence ATGAAGAAAATGATGATTGTGTTAGTTGGTATGATGTTGTTGGTGGCAGGGTGTGGCTCGGCAAAGATTGGTTTCGAAGTAGTTAATACGCCAGAGTATAAAAATGGAGTGGAATCTGAAATTATTTTGAAAGCGACTGAAAGCGGCAAAGCCGCGGAAGGTTTAGTCATTGAAGCGACACTAGAAATGGCGAAGATGGATCACGGACACATCGAGGCGACATTTGAAGAAGTAGAAGCCGGCGAATACCGAGCAGCAGTTGAATTACCGATGGGCGGCGAATGGATCGCGGATATCCGAGCTGAGGCGGATGGATCGGAGACGACAGAAGTGATCACATTTGATGTAAAAGAATGA
- a CDS encoding ribonuclease H-like YkuK family protein — protein sequence MLRVKQVTLHDLRFQNTQEKNLSLHCVFDRVLQFIASEPHREFRFMIGTDSQVYRNHTTFVTGIVAQRVGKGVWACYRKIKRDGRKSLREKITMETQLTQLIASFFDQQKDWIIREQLPKGSSFTKECHLDIGDGIQNKTRMFVTEMIKVIETTGYQPKIKPYSYVASHYANYYTKLG from the coding sequence ATGCTTCGGGTAAAACAGGTAACTCTTCATGATTTACGTTTTCAGAATACGCAAGAAAAAAATCTCTCCCTCCATTGTGTTTTCGATCGTGTGCTACAATTCATTGCGAGCGAGCCGCACCGTGAATTTCGATTTATGATTGGAACAGATTCCCAAGTTTATCGTAACCATACCACATTTGTGACAGGGATCGTTGCTCAACGAGTTGGCAAAGGGGTTTGGGCTTGTTATCGAAAAATCAAACGTGATGGACGGAAAAGTTTGAGGGAAAAAATAACGATGGAAACGCAGCTTACCCAGTTGATTGCTAGCTTTTTTGATCAACAAAAGGATTGGATAATCCGCGAACAGTTGCCGAAAGGGTCCAGTTTTACAAAAGAGTGTCACTTAGATATTGGAGACGGCATACAAAATAAAACGCGCATGTTTGTGACGGAGATGATAAAGGTGATTGAAACGACAGGATACCAACCGAAAATCAAACCGTATTCTTATGTTGCCTCACATTATGCAAATTATTATACAAAACTAGGCTGA
- a CDS encoding universal stress protein codes for MITVCSKIVLAYDGSELSKKALKFAISFLKQDPGIELDVITVVNMRDIVHHSGITLIDIGYLRQEFMLSAQAELQLVEEELRSLPNPVKTLPLEGNPGKTIVEYAAEQQADIVIMGSRGHSGLKELFLGSASHHVAQHASCPVLIVK; via the coding sequence ATGATTACAGTTTGCTCAAAAATTGTTTTGGCTTATGACGGTTCAGAACTTAGTAAAAAAGCGTTAAAATTTGCGATTTCTTTTTTAAAACAAGACCCAGGGATCGAATTGGATGTAATTACTGTAGTCAATATGCGTGATATCGTTCACCATTCGGGGATAACTTTAATCGATATCGGATACTTACGCCAAGAATTCATGTTAAGCGCGCAAGCAGAGCTTCAGCTTGTTGAGGAAGAACTTCGTTCGCTGCCGAATCCAGTTAAAACGCTTCCATTAGAAGGGAACCCTGGAAAAACAATTGTTGAGTATGCTGCGGAACAACAAGCTGATATCGTAATCATGGGTAGTAGGGGACACAGCGGACTAAAGGAACTGTTCCTGGGTAGCGCAAGCCACCATGTCGCGCAGCATGCGAGTTGCCCCGTATTGATCGTAAAGTAG
- a CDS encoding HPP family protein, producing METLKKLTVEEEVTRPDPYLLKMRGGNRPRFQRAHYTDYLVTALGSFVGLALVAIINYIYNVPLLAPSFGATAVLVYGACHAPMSQPRNVVGGHLISAITGVSVYQAFGLHWWTIALGVSLAILFMSLTYTLHPPGGATAFIAVYTEQSFSFVLSPIGLGALVLVAVAVIVNNISSQRKYPEFWF from the coding sequence TTGGAAACGTTAAAAAAGTTAACAGTGGAAGAAGAGGTGACGAGGCCTGATCCTTATTTATTAAAAATGCGAGGCGGAAATCGACCTCGTTTTCAAAGAGCGCATTACACAGACTACCTTGTGACAGCCTTGGGTAGTTTTGTTGGCTTAGCTTTAGTAGCCATTATCAACTACATCTATAATGTCCCGTTGCTCGCTCCTTCATTTGGCGCAACCGCTGTCTTAGTATACGGGGCCTGTCATGCACCGATGTCTCAACCAAGGAATGTCGTCGGAGGACACCTGATCTCGGCTATTACTGGTGTTTCCGTCTATCAGGCATTCGGATTGCATTGGTGGACGATTGCCCTTGGGGTTTCACTTGCCATTTTGTTTATGAGTTTGACCTATACGTTACATCCTCCAGGCGGAGCAACCGCTTTTATCGCTGTGTATACAGAGCAAAGCTTTTCTTTCGTATTATCACCCATCGGATTAGGAGCGCTTGTGCTCGTTGCTGTAGCCGTGATCGTCAACAATATCTCTTCTCAGAGGAAATACCCAGAATTTTGGTTTTAA
- a CDS encoding aldo/keto reductase → MKYHVLGRTGQSVSALGFGTMNLPHQDLDISKRALNYALDRGINYIDTAPNYKNSEEIIGESISQRRQEFFLATKLRQRDYQAGKAEIEQSLRRLKTDYIDLLQIHYVNHDHEYDQIIGKDGALKAALEAQRAGYVRFLGISGHRPELLAKWIGSDIYDTVLFHMSLVQPFALQDLIPTCQQLNVGMIGMKPLSGAFVKPASMALRFSHSTPIDVLLSGMKTVDEVKENIAALETRIEPKEKEQLWSLAAELGEHGCRRCNYCSCPIGIRIPDIMISHLAREKMGLLGRGAQFYEEQAAKIQQCHEYEPCRKKPLCEPACPYDLPMQQTIQRQSKVGAK, encoded by the coding sequence ATGAAGTATCATGTTTTAGGAAGAACGGGGCAATCAGTATCTGCCCTTGGCTTCGGGACGATGAACCTTCCACATCAAGATTTGGATATATCGAAAAGAGCTTTAAATTACGCGTTGGATCGGGGCATTAATTACATCGATACCGCGCCAAACTATAAAAACAGCGAAGAAATTATCGGTGAATCCATTTCCCAGCGCAGACAAGAATTTTTCTTAGCGACAAAGCTGCGCCAAAGGGATTATCAGGCTGGAAAAGCGGAAATCGAGCAAAGTTTGCGGCGCTTAAAAACAGACTACATTGATTTACTGCAAATCCATTACGTCAACCACGATCATGAGTATGATCAAATTATAGGTAAAGACGGGGCGCTGAAAGCCGCCTTAGAAGCGCAACGAGCGGGTTACGTTCGTTTTCTTGGCATTTCAGGACATCGACCCGAACTTCTTGCAAAATGGATTGGATCAGATATTTATGACACTGTTCTGTTTCATATGAGCTTAGTTCAACCTTTTGCCTTGCAGGATTTAATCCCGACCTGCCAACAGTTGAACGTCGGAATGATCGGCATGAAGCCCCTATCTGGCGCCTTTGTCAAACCTGCCAGCATGGCGTTGCGTTTTTCTCACAGCACACCGATTGACGTGTTACTATCAGGGATGAAAACAGTCGACGAGGTCAAAGAAAACATCGCCGCTTTAGAGACAAGAATAGAACCGAAAGAAAAAGAGCAATTGTGGTCGCTAGCCGCCGAATTAGGGGAGCACGGTTGTAGACGTTGCAATTATTGCTCCTGTCCGATAGGTATCCGCATTCCTGATATCATGATTTCACATTTAGCTAGGGAAAAAATGGGGTTGCTCGGGCGCGGGGCGCAATTTTATGAAGAGCAAGCAGCGAAAATCCAGCAATGTCATGAATATGAGCCGTGCAGGAAAAAACCATTATGTGAACCCGCTTGTCCTTACGATTTGCCCATGCAGCAGACAATCCAACGCCAGAGCAAAGTCGGAGCAAAATAA
- a CDS encoding N-acetylmuramoyl-L-alanine amidase family protein, which yields MALIILDPGHGGHDGGARGYGLVEKDLTLRIGLKVRDSLLQRYLVEVKMTRETDTFISLSGRAEFANRLNADYFVSLHHNAAGGEGFESYVYRGTTNNVTIRRQQILHQEIMNYLRTLGVRDRGTKQANFAVLRQTKMPAILLENLFLDHPLDAELLKNPVVLNQLSHSVATGIAKAFDLQERNPAPTLTPQPPTPTPIPPPEQPDSPDWKDEAVDWMLQEGLLTHADWKKSLENPLPLWAFAVVLKRLYEKME from the coding sequence ATGGCGCTTATAATCTTAGATCCCGGACACGGCGGACATGATGGGGGCGCGCGCGGTTACGGGTTAGTCGAAAAAGATCTTACCTTGCGGATTGGTTTAAAGGTCCGTGATTCATTGCTGCAACGTTATCTAGTCGAAGTTAAAATGACGAGAGAGACGGATACTTTCATTAGTTTATCTGGGCGGGCAGAATTTGCGAATCGACTCAACGCCGATTACTTTGTCTCCCTTCATCATAACGCTGCTGGCGGCGAAGGTTTTGAAAGTTATGTTTATAGAGGAACAACAAATAATGTAACAATTAGACGACAACAGATCCTCCACCAAGAAATCATGAATTATCTAAGAACGCTTGGAGTACGTGATCGCGGAACAAAGCAAGCGAATTTCGCGGTTTTACGACAGACAAAAATGCCCGCCATTCTTTTGGAGAATCTATTTCTTGACCACCCGCTCGATGCCGAACTTCTCAAAAACCCTGTTGTTCTGAATCAGCTATCGCATAGTGTTGCCACAGGCATCGCTAAAGCGTTTGACCTACAAGAACGAAATCCCGCGCCGACGTTAACTCCACAGCCTCCCACACCCACACCTATTCCTCCTCCAGAACAACCAGATTCGCCTGATTGGAAAGATGAGGCTGTTGATTGGATGTTACAAGAAGGATTATTGACCCATGCGGATTGGAAGAAGTCGTTGGAAAACCCGTTGCCGTTATGGGCTTTCGCTGTTGTGTTAAAAAGATTATATGAAAAGATGGAGTAA
- the deoD gene encoding purine-nucleoside phosphorylase, with product MSIHLGAKPGAIAPTVLLPGDPLRAKYIAENFLENAVCYNEVRGMLGYTGTYQGQAVSVQGTGMGIPSISIYIHELMESYGVQQLIRVGSCGAMREEVKVRDVIIALSASTDSSFNQLRFKGLDFAPTAHFDLVKKAYESATSKGSIVHVGSVFTTDTFYNEDPEVTQRLAAYQTLAVEMETSALYTLAAKFNRKALSILTVSDHLITGEETTAAERETTFRDMIDIALETAIRV from the coding sequence ATGAGTATCCATCTTGGCGCTAAACCCGGCGCGATTGCTCCAACGGTGTTATTGCCCGGCGATCCGCTTAGGGCAAAATATATTGCTGAAAATTTTTTGGAAAATGCGGTTTGTTACAATGAAGTGCGCGGTATGCTCGGTTACACAGGAACGTATCAAGGGCAAGCGGTGTCCGTGCAAGGCACAGGGATGGGAATACCTTCGATCTCCATCTATATTCATGAATTAATGGAGAGTTACGGTGTCCAACAATTAATTCGGGTTGGCTCATGTGGGGCAATGCGCGAGGAAGTGAAAGTGCGAGATGTGATCATCGCCTTGAGCGCTTCAACGGATTCCTCCTTTAACCAGCTTCGCTTTAAAGGATTGGATTTTGCTCCGACTGCCCATTTTGATTTAGTCAAAAAGGCGTATGAAAGCGCGACAAGCAAAGGGTCTATTGTCCATGTTGGCAGTGTGTTTACAACCGATACTTTTTACAATGAAGATCCTGAAGTGACGCAAAGGCTAGCCGCATACCAGACGTTGGCCGTTGAGATGGAAACATCAGCGTTGTATACGTTAGCGGCTAAATTCAATCGGAAAGCGCTCTCGATTTTGACGGTGAGCGACCATTTGATTACGGGGGAAGAAACGACCGCGGCTGAACGAGAAACAACATTTCGGGATATGATTGATATCGCATTGGAGACGGCTATCCGCGTGTAA
- the rarD gene encoding EamA family transporter RarD yields the protein MSEERKGIWYAIGAYILWGILAIYWKSLQDIPAGEILAHRVFWSFLFVGVVLFISKRIFQVKAVLSSRRNWITVTCSGFLISANWFTYIWAVNNDHVIEASLGYYINPLFSFALGVLVLKEGLRRWQAISMLFAAVGVTILTIEYGKFPWIALSLALTFAFYGLTKKMIELDSLIALGLETLMVFPVAFFYLFRLELNGTSSLSSISLPTFLLLASSGVITAVPLLWFAQAAKRIPYTMISFIQYVSPTITLLLGIFLYKETFTWTHLISFGFIWLALALYTITSHGSFGQKNKMKDSA from the coding sequence ATGAGCGAGGAACGAAAAGGGATCTGGTATGCGATAGGGGCTTATATCTTATGGGGGATCTTGGCGATCTATTGGAAAAGTCTGCAGGACATTCCGGCTGGAGAGATCTTAGCTCATCGCGTTTTTTGGTCTTTTCTGTTTGTGGGTGTTGTATTGTTTATCAGTAAACGCATTTTTCAAGTCAAAGCCGTCCTGTCGAGTCGGAGAAATTGGATAACAGTAACGTGCAGCGGCTTTCTGATTAGCGCCAATTGGTTCACTTATATATGGGCCGTGAACAATGATCATGTCATTGAGGCCAGTTTAGGCTATTATATTAACCCCCTGTTTAGTTTTGCGTTAGGTGTGCTTGTATTAAAGGAAGGACTGCGTCGCTGGCAAGCGATTTCCATGCTGTTCGCGGCAGTCGGGGTGACTATCTTAACTATTGAGTACGGAAAATTCCCTTGGATCGCTTTATCACTCGCGTTAACCTTTGCATTCTATGGCTTAACCAAAAAAATGATCGAACTCGACTCTTTAATCGCCTTAGGCTTAGAAACGCTGATGGTGTTTCCAGTTGCTTTCTTTTATTTATTTCGGTTGGAACTGAACGGGACCAGCTCACTTTCAAGTATATCGTTGCCAACTTTTTTATTGCTGGCGAGTTCAGGGGTGATTACGGCGGTCCCTCTCTTGTGGTTCGCCCAGGCCGCAAAACGAATCCCTTATACGATGATCAGTTTTATTCAATATGTTTCACCGACGATTACACTGTTGCTGGGTATTTTTTTATACAAAGAAACGTTTACGTGGACTCACTTGATTAGTTTTGGTTTTATATGGCTCGCGTTAGCCCTCTATACGATCACATCCCACGGTTCTTTTGGACAAAAAAACAAGATGAAAGACTCCGCTTAG
- a CDS encoding 3-hydroxyacyl-CoA dehydrogenase/enoyl-CoA hydratase family protein → MKRQIKKVAVLGSGVMGAGIAAHLANVGLKVILLDRPIGEASNDRNQLTQSAITELAKQKPSPLYSKTSLERIQIGNFEDDLSLLGQADWIVEAVVEDLSVKRQLLAQVEKHRRPGSVISSNTSGISISKMAAGRSDEFRQHFLGTHFFNPPRYMKLLELIPTTDTSQEIISTMIHFSEFTLGKGVVIAKDTPNFIANRIGVYGLLATLEEMDRYGLSVSDVDQLTGTAIGRPRSATFRALDLVGLDTFLRVAENVREHVTDPLEKAVFTAPKIISSLVAQGHFGEKSGKGFYQKQKTAEGRVIHQLNVQTEQYEPSKRSTFACLEQAKQRTQLAEKIRTIAYAEDAGGQFVWQVLKRTLLYAAAKIPEISDDIVAVDQAMKWGFNWELGPFETWDALGLERSIRRMKEEGETIPRWVEKLVEAGHSQFYKQEDAQMLYVQLNGQWQERQRTDRAICLSELKQQGRVAQKNAGASLIDLGDGVACLEFHSPHNALGSDTLEMVRLSLEEVRKNYVGLVIGNQARNFSVGANLMMLLLEAQNENWFEIEQLVRQFQTMAMEMKYFEKPIVAAPYARTLGGGVEICLPAARVQAAAETYMGLVEVGVGLIPGGAGTKEMLVRAIAAADIDGKVDLQPYVNRVFETIAMAKVSTSAVEAQQLGYLRATDQISINEDHQLYEAKQAVIGLAKAGYVPPIARKIRVVGESGLAVMKLGVYQLKTGGYITEHDAKIAGKLASVLAGGALSANTEVSEQYLLDLEREAFLSLCGEPKSQARMQHMLLKNKPLRN, encoded by the coding sequence ATGAAACGTCAAATCAAAAAGGTAGCCGTGCTTGGTTCGGGTGTGATGGGCGCGGGAATCGCGGCCCACTTGGCCAACGTAGGGCTCAAAGTTATCTTGCTTGATCGCCCAATCGGCGAGGCGAGCAACGATCGAAATCAGTTGACGCAATCAGCTATTACCGAGTTAGCGAAACAGAAACCGAGTCCGCTTTACAGCAAAACCTCTCTTGAAAGAATCCAAATCGGAAATTTTGAGGATGATTTGTCGCTGCTTGGGCAAGCCGATTGGATCGTTGAAGCGGTAGTTGAGGATCTATCAGTGAAGCGACAACTACTTGCTCAAGTGGAAAAACATCGGCGTCCTGGTTCCGTTATTAGCAGTAATACGTCTGGCATCTCTATTTCGAAAATGGCCGCTGGCCGTTCGGATGAATTTAGACAACATTTTTTAGGGACCCATTTTTTTAATCCCCCACGCTACATGAAGTTGTTAGAACTGATCCCAACGACCGATACCTCTCAGGAAATCATCTCTACCATGATTCATTTTAGTGAATTCACGCTTGGCAAAGGTGTTGTGATCGCCAAAGATACACCCAATTTTATCGCGAATCGGATCGGTGTGTACGGTTTGTTAGCGACGCTGGAAGAAATGGATCGCTACGGTTTATCGGTGTCGGACGTTGATCAGTTAACGGGAACAGCGATTGGCAGACCGCGCAGCGCGACCTTCCGCGCGCTGGATTTAGTTGGGCTCGACACATTTTTGCGTGTGGCTGAAAATGTGCGGGAGCATGTTACCGACCCACTCGAAAAAGCGGTCTTTACCGCGCCAAAAATCATCTCCAGTCTCGTCGCTCAAGGCCATTTCGGCGAAAAATCCGGTAAAGGCTTCTATCAAAAACAGAAAACAGCCGAAGGTCGAGTGATCCATCAGTTGAACGTACAAACGGAACAATATGAGCCGTCGAAACGGTCCACGTTTGCTTGTTTAGAACAGGCGAAACAACGAACGCAACTCGCTGAGAAAATCAGAACCATTGCCTATGCGGAAGATGCTGGCGGGCAATTTGTTTGGCAAGTGTTGAAGCGAACGTTGTTGTACGCCGCAGCAAAAATCCCCGAAATTTCCGATGATATTGTTGCGGTCGATCAAGCGATGAAATGGGGTTTTAATTGGGAACTAGGTCCATTTGAAACATGGGATGCGCTCGGCTTGGAACGATCGATTCGGCGAATGAAAGAAGAAGGGGAAACGATCCCGCGCTGGGTGGAGAAGCTCGTGGAAGCCGGTCATTCCCAGTTTTATAAGCAAGAGGATGCGCAAATGCTTTATGTTCAACTGAATGGACAATGGCAAGAGCGCCAGCGGACCGATCGAGCGATCTGCTTATCGGAGTTGAAACAACAAGGACGCGTAGCGCAAAAGAATGCGGGCGCAAGTTTAATCGATTTAGGTGACGGAGTTGCTTGCCTTGAGTTTCATTCGCCACACAATGCGTTAGGTTCAGATACATTGGAAATGGTTCGTTTGTCACTCGAGGAGGTCCGAAAAAATTATGTCGGTTTGGTGATTGGCAACCAAGCTCGAAATTTTAGTGTCGGCGCCAACTTGATGATGTTGTTACTGGAAGCCCAAAACGAGAATTGGTTTGAGATTGAACAGCTCGTACGGCAATTTCAAACGATGGCCATGGAAATGAAATATTTTGAAAAACCAATCGTTGCCGCGCCATATGCTCGAACATTAGGCGGGGGTGTAGAAATTTGTTTGCCAGCCGCGCGCGTTCAGGCGGCGGCCGAAACATATATGGGTTTAGTCGAAGTAGGTGTCGGGCTGATTCCAGGCGGGGCCGGGACAAAAGAAATGCTCGTTCGAGCAATTGCCGCCGCGGATATCGATGGCAAAGTCGATTTGCAACCGTATGTGAATCGCGTATTTGAAACGATTGCGATGGCTAAAGTCTCGACAAGCGCCGTAGAAGCGCAACAACTTGGCTATTTGCGAGCGACTGATCAAATTTCTATTAACGAAGATCATCAATTATACGAAGCGAAGCAAGCCGTGATTGGGTTGGCGAAGGCAGGTTATGTTCCGCCAATCGCCCGTAAAATAAGGGTCGTTGGCGAATCGGGGTTAGCGGTGATGAAGCTCGGCGTTTATCAGTTAAAGACAGGCGGTTATATTACTGAGCATGATGCGAAGATCGCGGGCAAGTTAGCGAGTGTGCTGGCCGGAGGAGCTTTGTCGGCAAACACCGAAGTATCGGAACAATATTTGCTTGACTTGGAGCGTGAAGCCTTTTTGAGTCTCTGCGGGGAACCGAAAAGTCAAGCCAGAATGCAACATATGCTGCTGAAAAACAAACCGCTCAGAAATTAA